The Hermetia illucens chromosome 2, iHerIll2.2.curated.20191125, whole genome shotgun sequence genomic interval ttatgcaaaGCGATTGATATCGTGACCAAAATTCTACAGGAAACTAAAACGCATTAACCCCTTTCAACCCGCTCACGTTTGATAATATTAAGACAGCTCAGCACAAGTAACATGCATACGGTTACTCGCTCAACTGTGGGAGGCCACATCCCTAAAAAGTGAACAACACAGCCAGGACCGTTGAGAGGTAATTCGATCTCGGGTCAAAATGATGTAGAAAACTTAGATCTGGGCGAAAATTATACGGGCCCCTATATTCTTCccgtttttcattgaaatttctattccggaccTCCAAGAAAATTTCGGGCCAGTGAGCGATTCACCCTCTTTACACCGGCCCCGTCTCTCAACAGCCCTGAATATAGGAGAAATCTAAACCCTATTATCATTTAACCCAGTCAACACAGTGTCAGGCAAGATGTAGATGGTAGGCATCTGATTTGCTTATCAACTTTGTAAAGAAGTATAAGAGTGGACACCTGCAACGCTTTTTAATTTTCTGATTGGATATTAAATCATGATCAGATCATTAAGACGCTAATGTTCGCTATTCAGCCGTATACTAACATTTGAATTCAAAAGAATTCGTATTCACACTTGGAAATATGAATCCAACAGAATTCATATTCACACTAGTAAATACAAATACGTTTTCAGTTTCGGAAGCGAAAATACGGCCGCATTCGTATTCACTCGTGTGAATAGAAAAATATTCACATATTCGTATTCGTATATACGCATACGAATATATTTGCATTATGTTTATAGAAAATCATGGCACGAATATATTCGTAGTTgaatttcgtcatcatcaacagcgcaacaaccggtatccggtctaggcccgccttaatatggaactccaaacattccggttttccgccgaggtccatcaattcgatatccctaaaagctgtctagctcCCTGGCCTACGATATCGTTGTGTcgaaggcagggtctgcctcgttttctttttctaccgtagattttGCCTTTATAgagttttcgggctggatcatcctcattcatacggattaagtgacccacccaccgtaaccaattcagccggattttatccacagcctaacggtcatggtatcgctcataaatttcgtcgttatgtaggctacgcaatcgtccatcttcatgagggggaccaaaaattcttcggagcattcttctctcgaacgcggccaagagttcgcaatttttcttgctaaaaacccaagtctccgaggaatacatgaggactggcaagacaattgtcttgtacagtaagagctccgaccctatcgtgagacgtttcgagcggaacagtttttgtaagctgaaataggctctgttggctgccaacaatcgtgcgcggatttcatcgtcatagttgttatcggttgggcCGCAAATTACCCCAAAATAGGAGATGTTAATAGCGGTCTCAAACTTGTAGTTTcccatctttattattctcgtaTTGACTGTATTTGATGTTGCGGTTTCCCTTTTTAAGACTTGACCCAACTTCACCTTCATGCCGTGAATCCGCAGTACGTATATATGTATGGCCCGAATTAGAATCAACGGATCAGCTAAGAattagaattttaaaaaattaaatttcaaaatcgcccaCGTTTTTAAAGTTGTGTTTGCTCGTTTatttgtctctctgtctgtcacacgcacttctctCAAAAACTTTAGTGGGATGGTGTTAACTGTGAACTCCCACACATTCAATTTGCTATATTGTTCTATGTGGACCTTAGGGGTGGGGGCGGgtttctccatacatgcaaaaggagggaggGTCCTGAGGAGTACGAACGGTTTCAATCAGCGTTTTTTATACTGGCCTCAGGTCTGACATTTAAAGGAAAATGGGAGAGGGCGGGTTTaggaagtggtcatttctttaagcgGCCTTTGCTCAGGATTAATCAATCGAagagtctgaaaaaaaacacgaaGGTCCAAAATACTCGCTATACCGatgtcttttcaaataaagttaatagtaagttcgaatacagttaataatagtatattaatataatttataatataatatataatataaagcataatcctaccaggtttggtagaaatcgcacaattactaacaaagttatagtaggttaaaattgtcgcttcagtgtacattctaagactttgaatgtcagtatcatacaaAGTCTGACACAATACATGCGTATATATTAGGTGCTAGGTACAAATAAagcaaatacatacatatttttatataagaaatacacccaagcgtccggtttcccgtcttctttttttaactAAACCAACGAAAAAAGGGACTTAGGCTCAGATTATAGCGTTTGACAAGAACCATCAGCAAATTTTTCAACAcgcaatagaaaaaaaaattgatcaaaTATTCTTGTTAAATATGACTCAAAAATGGTAGATTGTAATGAGCTAAAGGGGAATTAGTGACGATCAAACGACCATTCTGGGTGGCCGGAGACGAaggatcacagtctcgatccctGTTTCTTCTGTTTATTGAGGCGCAGCCTCCGGAATTCCCTCCCtttttgacatcctcaggccattattctgGAGAATGTCCCCGAGTTAAAGTTTTGTGGGGttcagaagaaggagaaaagaaggaagtccTGAAACTGACAAGAGGGTTAATTCATTATAATAAGTATATACTGGCAAAATCAAATTAACAGAAAAAACGAATTCTCATTCAAATatgttaatcaaaataggtacaCTTGGATAAAGGCGTTAACGTGTAACGCGTAACGTCCACCCGTCCTCgacatcctctgaaataatggcctgaggatgtctgaaataatggcctgaggatgtcaaggaagggtgggaacctcaaggGCCGCGTCTCAATCACGATCTGAAGCAGAGGAAACGATGATCGGGAtcgtgatccgtcgtggatcttgcctttcgatcgcggcactccggTCCGAAGACACAGCTCCACGCGCGGTGGATCGTgcatcggaaaagacacgttaCTTTTGTAATAATGACACATGAggaatcaaagcgctcaaaggaccccccacattcccgatcCTGGCTAGCACACAGCTTTTGTCCGGCCTGGTAGTGCACCGAGACATAACCTCAATAAAAGCCATCGGAGATCAATGAAAAACACAAAATGTTCACgaaaatttgaatgaatgaGATATAGATATATAATTTATTGCCAATAATGtgttacaatatttttttttaacaaagctTAAAATTCAGAATCCAGTTAAACTAATTTTAGATCTTACAATTACAAATGTTGCATGCGCGCAATTTGTACTTTATATCTTTATGCATAATTTCGAGGAAAATGGCAATTGAAAACCTCTTGAACTTTAAGTCAAACTAAAACTTATTCGTACTTAACCTATTTAAACTTTATAAGCGAATTGTTTACATTAAAGAATTTATTAACGGATTATCTACAAGTGAAATCCcatcataaaatttctttttcaatacaTTAATTACTGAATCAATTAAGTCAACTTTAGCTAAAGAGTGTAGtgctttcgtgttgaagaattTTAAACGAGTTAAGATTATtgtcagcactttattttgtgcAATTTGAAGTTTTGTGGTGTGCGATTTAGCACAAGTAGCAATTGCAGCTGCATAGGATATAATCAGACTATTAACCCTATTTATCGTCTGAGTAATGTGATCTTTATAAATTAAAGATTTGTCGAACGTTAACCCCAAATAATTAAGTTCCTTAGTCCACTTAACTTTACATCCATTTACTGATAAATCTGAAGTAGCTATATAAGGAATAGATCTACGTTTAGTAAAAAATATGGCGTGAGTTTTTTGttcgttaattttaattttccatttttttaaatattccaaTATAACACCTATTGCGTGTTCCACTTTGtctgttgtataaattgcaGTATCGTCCGGAAATATTTCGATTTGTACACCTTCTGCCTGAGGAAAATCATGCGTGTAAATAAGGTACAATAGTGAGGCCAGAACAGAGCCTTGTGGAACTTCTGCCCTAATATTCTGGGGCTCCGAAAGGTTATTGTAAGTGTGAACCTTAAATGATCTGCCACTAAGGAAACTGTTCACCAGATTAATCAGGTAAGCCAGGAAGTTCGCCTTTATGAGCTTGTAGAGTAAACCATTGTGTCAAactctatcgaaagctttttctaTATCTAGGGACACTAAGGCCATAGATTGTTTTGAACCGAAAGCTAATTCAACAGCATTTTTTACACGCATTAACTGATGGTTTGTTGAATGCCTTTTCCTAAGTCCAAATTGTTCGTCCGGTATCATTTTTTGACATTACACATGGGCAGAAAGATGTTGTTTGATGATCTTCTTAAATACTTTTGCAAGATTGCCCAGAAGGCTTATAGGTCTATAACTAGTAGCGACATGAGCAGGTTTTTGTGACTCGGGGTAATTTTTGCGGATTTCCAACCATTTGGATAATAGCCACATTTGATGCAAGCATTGAAGATGTGTATAAGAAATAGGATTGCTTTCCTTAGCAACTTTACTAGGCAAATGTTGGGGATATTATCAAAGCCCATGGATAACTTCGGCTTAGACGATTTGATTATATCCCATATAATCTTCAGTTTAAGCGTTGGGAAGCTTTCGGACATAGAAGGTGTGTTCCATTCTCTAAGTGTCCATTCAACCTCGGTTTCTGTTGCTGCATCATACAGTTCCTCATTTTCGTCAAAGTTTTTAGCAAACGTACTTGCTAAATGGTCGCTTCCTTAGTTAAATAAACTTGGCCACAATCTTCTAAAGTCGGAAtatgtttatttttgttttttaaaattcaaacaatgttccaaaatggtttttcaccatttttaagTTTGCTCAACATATTATTCCACTGATTGTTCCGAACAATGATGAGTAACTGTTGATTCAGTGAGTTTATTTACTTCCACCTAAATTTTGAGTTCGCATTTCTGTGCCTTTCCAGTCACGTCTATAGGCGTTTCTCTGCGCAATGAGCTTTTTCGATTCTGGGGGAAAGGAAATGTGAATGAATTTTTTAACAAGTGTTTTCGGGACACTACGATTTATAGCCTTACGTATCAAGTTTTCAAAAGACCTGAGATAATTGTCAATTATATCGGTGGATGCAATATTTGATTTGGAAACCTGTGCGAGGTCAATGTCAGTATTAGACTGTTTTGAAACCTTGACCAATCAGCCAACttgaaattataaaagaatTGTTTGGTTAATAACTCTGGAGAACTATATAACTCGCTGATAAATAATTTTTCGGTAATGTCGTTAGAATTCCTACCTGGAAAATAAGCTGCAATTATATTCAAATCTGTGCCCCACTGAAGTTTAACCTTTACTCCAATAGTTAATGAATGAGATACAGTTAACAGTAGTCCTTATGATGGGTAAGCATAGAAACgatgaattaaaaattaaatttattgaaagtATACCATGAAGAGCAAAAGACGGCTTGACtaaatattacatttttattttatttttaacattatgggattattttaattatatttcaaaTGTCTACTCAATATTGTTTGATATcataaataatttgtaaaaattgctAACATTGTTATCCTTTCTtgcatataaactgaaattATCTATTTTTCCAAAGGTGCCTCTAATAATTTGGCTACAGACTATAGATTGTTTCGCGATTTTCCTCTTAATTTTTAGGATTGCAGATATATATTGATGTAAAGCACTGTTTCGTGCTTTCAGAGACTTGCAGTTTGTATACATTTGGTGTGTGAGGCGTTTAAGTATCCTAATGAGCCTGGTTAGCCCCGAGGCATAAAAACACATATTGGACGGGACGTTTCAGTTTAGCTGCTGTGATATGCTGGCAGGTTCGTCCCGTCAATTTCctccatttttaaagtttcatGTTTACTAGTAGTTCTTTGAATGACAACGATAAAGTTCATTGTATATGATAGAAGTTTCCCAAATATTAACTCAATCCATTCACACAGAAACGTTGGATCAAAAAATCTTTTCTGGAGACGGGTGAATAAGTTGCCCCGTACTGCAATAATGAGGGATAATTTGGAGGTGAACAAATTGTTACGTATGGCCAAGATATTAGTGAATATATGGTGAAGAACTCGCATctgtatctttattcagttcttcaaaaaaaattccCGAAAAGCGATAAAAACCGCTTCCACGGACTGACCCCCTGAAATAATGTCTTagaaaaatttcaaactttCTTTGACGAATTTTATTTGGGCATTTGCAACTTAGAACACAAAATAAGAAGCCTTTCTTGACTGTAGTTTgagtttattaaatttattcatggagactttttactttttcttgagttttcaaaaaaaagaaacattctTTTTCTGCTGTTTGAGAGCCGTTCAAGTAATGGGAGGGGGGAGGTCATTTGAGCTTCATACTGATTTCTTTGTCAATACTTTTCATTCACAATTTATGCCTACGattaaaattcatatttttttgtggatttttaaatataattaatgAGGGATTTGCCAACGCATATATGCATCAATCTACGTATCTCCAATAACCAACGCTGTTCTTAGATCATCTAGAGATTTACTTTAATTCTAAATTTGTATCTGTTTTACATGAAGACAGTCAGAGTTAAAAGTAAAAGGCTTAAGTTTTCCTAATGTGCTGACAAAAAATTATCATAAAAAACAATTATGTGGTCTTTGTGGAAACTTTGAGGTGGCTAAGTTTGGGATAATAATATCCGCCCGTATTTTGATGAGTCAGGAGCTATTAAATTTTAATCACTGCCGAGATTACCCCATCTCCTTCCATGCAATTTTTTGCTAGTTGCACAGGAATTATTTACAAACTTATTTACACTCGAgattaattatttattatttgggTATAATACTGATTTACATTTACAGTGCCACAGAAACTTCATTGCAACTTGGAGTTTGAGCAAAAAACCATACCCGTCCAAAAGAAGGAAACCGAAGTGAATGTGCAGGTTTAGCATTGTATAATGAAGCAATTGACCCTCAGTgagaaagtaaaaataaaaacaatttggcGAATTAATTAGAATACATTGCAATGATCTTTCACGAGTTTGCTGGATTTAGTATAAGTACCGGGTCCAGATTTTGATAGAGCATCAGTTGCAGTTTGTTCTTCGTTTGCTTATCTCAACATGAAATTCCTGATTTGCTTGGCAGTCCTTCTAGCCGTTGCTTCGGCAGGATATATCGGCGGTGGATACGGCGGCTATAGTGGTGGGGTTGGCGGAGGCTACAGTGGACTTGGTGGTGGATACGGTGGATATGGTGGATATGGCGGATATGGCGGCTATGGTGGATATTCGAAAATTGGATATGGAGGTGGCCTCGGTGGATACGGAGGTGGGCTAGGAGGTATTGGCGGTTACGGatttaaaaaatggtaaagAATCGGTTGTAAATTATGAATAAAACCtgcttaattttgaaaatatcaatTTGTGGTTTGTTTTTCTATCCATATTGCGAAATGACGTTATTGTCATTTCATAAACAAGTGAACAAAGTGGTGTTGATATATCTACATGATGAAATTCTTTTCGACAAAAGTTTGCCTAACCTAATTTTCATAAATGCGAAATAGTCCATCGGATAGCAATTAGGTAAGGAGAtatcaaacaaaaatatttcttcggGCTATTCTAAACCGTTAGGTCAGGTTTTCACCAATCAGAAACAAGTTggtataccggaagctggcctttcgggtataaagatattgagttcatcttgtgtgaaacattttctatgcatgttttcccattcgtacatagctaaaaatccaaaatattccttgatatatgtatttccaatttCCCCGTTcgtatgagttcactttatatgatgacacTCCTTAGGTCCAATCATTTGTGTCGCATCGGAGTTTCCTTTCTCTCACATAACTGTTGATAAGATCAGACAGATCGCATCCAGGCCTACGCTATAGTTCTATataaggcagggtctgtctcgtcttcttttttttctaccatcgatattgcctttatagacttttcgggctggatcatccctattcatacggattaagtgacccaccgtaacctattgagccggattttatccacaacctgacggtcatggtatcgctcgtagatttctttgttatgtaggctatggaatcgtccatcctcatgtagggggccaaaaattcttcggaggattcttctctcgaacgcggccaggaattcgcaatttttcttgcttagaacccaagtttccgaggaatacagggggactggcaagatcatagtcttttacagtaagagcttcgaccttatggtgagacttttcgaggagagcagtttttgtaagctgaaataggctttgctggctgccaacaaccgtgcgcgaacttcatcatcgtagttgttatcgttcTTGACTTTTGACCttaaataggagaaatgatcaacggtttcaaagttgtagtctttattcttcccgttggaccagtgcggtttgatgttattggttggttggtttttggtgctgacgttgccaccatatattttgtcttgcctgcaTTGGTGtgtagcctaagatctcgcattccctgctcgatatggatgaaggtagtttgtaggtttcgtcagcataggtcggTAGTTGGATggtttaaagaggatcgtacccctcgcatttatctcagtATCATAGGTCACTtccagggccaggctaaagaggacgcatgatagggcatacccTTGTCGTGGACCGTTGTTAACaccgaatggttttgagagggatcctgttgcttttatttggcctcgcacattggccagggtcagcctagtcagtcttatcaatttcgttggcataccgaattctcccatgtcCGCGTGCAGTTTTACTctactatgctatcataggcagccatAAAGTCGATGGAGagttggtgcaactgatgtccatgttCAAACAGTTTTCTCATCACTTGCGCAGAGAaataatctgatctgttgctgatttgcctggagtgaagcctctttggtatcggcTAATGATCTTCAGGGCATATGGAACTATCCgaactagcaagatagcagagaatatctcaCTCACTCAGTACTCAGTTCTCAGTAACGtgttacctctataattgctacactgtgtgatatcatctttttatgtatgggacatatGGTATAATGccacgttgccagtcgtcaggcattggcaTCGAGGTGTGAAAGGCTTCATTCTactgacctgttggtaaaacttgcgcgcctggtgcgatttctccctgtacttttcgagttgatagacctgttggttctctcacgattcctttttccttctgtgaagCCGCTTTTCGTTTGCccgagtttgtgataagtctccgtgtgtgcccgtgttctttgagaatgcaacattactcggtaagcagcattcttcctttccgttgctaacttacattgaTCGTCAAGTTAGCCGGAATGGCtctttttgtggccgtattgagggtaacgttcttcaagtgattgtgaaatACATTCgtagatgcttcatctgcagcacttatgttgactgcggttattacggcatccatttcccccttatatttgaatttggttgaaagtggtcccgtctggagaggtccatgtatgtttgtggaccgccttccgagtaaatcaggtatttccaacaaccacttcatCTGaagctgctaattgaataatttccagtccgttatcatttatattttgacgGGAGCTGTGGGAGGCAACGTATTGTCTGAATAAgggtccctacttgactgactttgatgtcatatctgggacaggcttcgaagattggttctactgcctcgtaaaaggtatccttttccgactttgcagtctccactgaggggcgtgaatgttaatgaggcttatatttcaaaatttgcctcgcaagcgcgcagccgataacagcaggttccatttttgggtgactaagaaacctactccgagtacgtGGTTTACTGGagagccgctataatatatggtgtattggctctcctccaggaaaccggttcctgtccatctcctgcaacgctattacatcagccgtaTATTGGGACTGGacatcggctagctgctaagCAGGATTTGGCCTGTACagaaagcgcacgttccattagaaagtgcgcaaatcgttattcaattgtcgttgctgggttcgtcgttgtatagtcaatcctatccgaggctccttccgtggcttcgtaacatcggttttccatgtagggttgtcagccctacccaacctccaaaatagaggactagttggtacaatttatcccgttttcagGCTCAGGAGTCTCGCCTCTATCCTTCtcagtctgcagcttttcgttaataaagagctcccagcggtcaccctctggaggtggagataaggtgtggtagtagggctgttggtgggtaccaatccacagttcgccctgggacctacactaccctttcACCTTTTGACTTATCAAAGCAAAGCTTTTAAATATATGGCTTTTTCAACATACTCTCCCCAGCTGAACAAAAAGATGACAAAGTCAAAGCGCACTTTGACGATTGCCTGGAAAGACTATACGACTCATTGCCTCCAAATTACGTCAAGATGTTGCTCGAGGATTTTACCTCGAAGGTTGGAAACGAGGAAGCACTTCGGCCGGAGGGCACAGTCTTGATGATGAATCAAGTCTCATTAATTTCGCAATTGGCAGAAAATTTGAGGTGAGAAACTGTTACATCCTATTCTCGCGAATTTTACTCGCAAGCCTATAAATGACACTTAGTATGGACTTAAACGCACTATCAAAACAATGGCAGAATAAGTGGTTGGATATGAATTCTAGCGCCgaggaaataataataacgaagagaaaaaattacgaaaatctcggacgagcagctaaggtaaaaaaaaaacaaaaatattttatcgaagaattgaaaaaaattgacgaCAACATCACGAGCAATGTAGTGAAGAGCATTAAAGGTGAGTATCAATGCAAAACCaccttttataaaaacaaaaacgcaGGAGTCATCGGGGACGAAGGTCAATCACGTGAGAGATTTACTTCAAAGATCTTCTCAACCCCTCATACGCAACTCAATCATCAGAACACACAAGAACAATGGTCGAGCAGAATGGGAACATTGAATCACCAACAGTTTAAGAAATTGAGTTagcaatcaaacgtcaaaaaataaacaaagcgCCAGGAATAGACGACATTCCCGCTCAACTCATCAAATCAGATGGTTTATGGACCGCGAAAGCTATCCATAATTTCGTTCTTTCCATCCGAAACCGGGAACAGATCCCGTAAAAGTGGTCAAAAAGTGTGATATACTTTATCCAGAAAAAGGTGACAAGTTGATATTTGACAATTCCTTTGTGCGTCGTATAAAATCTTGACGAAAACTCTAGACAGAAGAGTAAGAAACTACGCCGATAAGATGATTGATGAATAATAAGGAGGTTTTCGAAGATCGACACTTGACTAGTTATTTACGGGCAAACAGCTGCCGCAAAAAAGCAGGGAATTTAACatcaatattcgttttgagaatgaatcaATGTCCATAAAATATTCGGAGACCTCAAGCGGGCATATGACAGTATTGACCGAAATGTACCGAACAAAGTAATTCTCGACTTGGGAATTCCAACAAAACTGGGAAGCTTTACCAGAATGATAATGTCCCACACAACAGCGCAGGTCATAGTCAATAAACATCTGACCGATGCGTTTGAGGCGTATGTTGGATTAAAACAAGGAGATGGACTTGAACCTCTACTGTTCAAGCTGGCACTGGAACAAGTTATACGAAAGTTGATTATGGACACAAATTGCACGTTGCTTTATTAGCCCGGCCAAATCGTTGCAAATGCGGACGATATGAACATCATGATGCGATCTTGCACATCAGCAAAGAAGTTATTCATAAAACTCCACAAAATAGTAAACAAAGTTGGTTTTGGAATCAACGAAAACAAGAGGAAAATTATGCCGCAAACTAGAAAAATAATGCTCACTAGACACAATATAACGAGTGCAACTTAGAAATAGACAAGAGGtaaggcagggtctgatgagttgcctccgccctgggcgaaaccgtcagttaacttttttgacggactcaggactcccagcatcctcaacaaaaaatggttggtggtggcagcat includes:
- the LOC119649766 gene encoding keratin-associated protein 19-2-like; this translates as MKFLICLAVLLAVASAGYIGGGYGGYSGGVGGGYSGLGGGYGGYGGYGGYGGYGGYSKIGYGGGLGGYGGGLGGIGGYGFKKW